A genomic window from Cupriavidus basilensis includes:
- a CDS encoding winged helix-turn-helix transcriptional regulator gives MLERRNGIDLPSDCQGSGAVLARIGDKWSVLVLLADGPMRFNELKRKIAGISQRMLTRTLRGLERDGLVTRTVYGTIPPRVDYALTCLGHSLRTPVEALGLWAIAHLPAIEQARQAFDLRGKKELGA, from the coding sequence ATGCTGGAAAGACGTAACGGGATAGATTTACCCAGCGACTGCCAGGGATCGGGGGCCGTCCTCGCGCGCATCGGCGATAAGTGGAGCGTCCTCGTACTCCTTGCTGACGGACCTATGCGGTTCAATGAACTGAAGCGGAAGATCGCAGGCATCTCGCAGCGCATGCTGACGCGGACGTTGCGGGGACTGGAACGAGACGGACTGGTTACGCGGACCGTATATGGCACGATTCCACCGCGCGTTGACTACGCGTTGACCTGCCTCGGCCACTCGCTAAGGACACCTGTGGAAGCACTCGGGCTATGGGCCATCGCGCATCTCCCAGCCATTGAACAGGCGAGACAGGCGTTCGACCTCCGCGGAAAAAAAGAACTCGGCGCGTGA
- a CDS encoding universal stress protein, translated as MSFATILVILDASRRSYHRLDIAARLAVQHNAKLIGMFACRRPEPTWAYRLADGARYLEVLQAQYEQDREVVRHGFEGATEELPITTEWNAFDEPPLRIGQREARLADLIVVGQDDPANPAAFVAENFAESIVLASGRPVLTIPSVGWFETVASRILVAWDGGREAARAIRDALPLLRKARAVTITTCTLAGKVGDPWSAPAQYAATWLAAHGVSAALRNLPVAASGDAGERLLSEASNLEADLVVAGAYGHTRLREVVLGGTTRTLLEGMTVPVLFSH; from the coding sequence ATGTCCTTTGCTACCATTCTGGTCATACTCGACGCCAGCCGACGGTCCTACCACCGGCTCGATATCGCCGCACGACTGGCGGTCCAGCACAATGCCAAGCTGATTGGCATGTTTGCCTGTCGCCGCCCGGAGCCGACGTGGGCGTACCGCCTTGCCGACGGCGCGCGCTATCTCGAGGTCCTCCAAGCCCAATACGAGCAGGATCGCGAGGTCGTGCGGCATGGTTTCGAAGGTGCGACAGAAGAACTGCCCATCACTACCGAATGGAATGCCTTCGACGAACCTCCGCTGCGCATCGGGCAGCGGGAGGCGCGGCTGGCGGACCTCATCGTGGTCGGACAGGACGACCCGGCGAATCCGGCAGCCTTCGTGGCCGAGAACTTCGCCGAATCCATTGTGCTTGCCAGCGGCCGGCCAGTCCTGACGATACCGAGCGTGGGGTGGTTTGAGACGGTGGCCAGCCGCATCCTGGTCGCCTGGGACGGCGGGCGGGAGGCCGCGCGGGCCATCCGCGATGCGCTGCCGCTACTGCGCAAAGCCAGAGCGGTGACCATCACGACATGCACGCTGGCTGGCAAGGTCGGCGACCCATGGAGTGCGCCTGCCCAGTATGCGGCAACCTGGTTGGCGGCACATGGCGTGAGTGCCGCATTGCGCAACCTTCCTGTGGCAGCATCCGGCGATGCCGGCGAGCGCCTGCTGTCGGAGGCGTCGAATCTGGAGGCTGATCTCGTCGTAGCCGGCGCTTATGGACACACCAGGCTTCGCGAGGTAGTTCTGGGCGGGACGACACGGACGTTGCTGGAAGGCATGACGGTCCCCGTGCTCTTTTCCCACTGA
- a CDS encoding phosphoribosyltransferase, with translation MPFIDRADAAAQLARALAGHAGKRPLVLAVPRGAVPMGAIIADALSADLDVVLVRKLGAPGNPEFAIGAVDETGWTYLTPYATVAGADSAYIDRERAAQLDLLRQRRAAYTPGRDPLCATGRQVIVVDDGLATGASMIAALHAIREQKPARIICAVPVAPPQTLALLQPYADEVVCLESPDRFRAVGDFYRDFSQVKDAEVVACLAGR, from the coding sequence ATGCCATTCATTGACAGGGCCGATGCCGCCGCACAACTGGCGCGTGCGCTCGCTGGCCATGCCGGAAAGCGGCCGCTGGTGCTGGCAGTGCCGCGCGGCGCGGTACCCATGGGCGCCATCATCGCCGATGCGCTGAGCGCGGATCTTGATGTCGTCCTCGTTCGCAAGCTCGGCGCGCCTGGCAATCCGGAGTTTGCCATCGGAGCGGTGGACGAGACCGGCTGGACTTACCTCACGCCCTATGCCACCGTGGCGGGCGCCGACAGTGCGTACATCGACCGTGAGCGGGCCGCCCAGCTCGATTTGCTACGGCAGCGCCGCGCCGCGTACACCCCGGGCCGGGATCCGCTCTGCGCCACCGGTCGGCAGGTTATCGTCGTGGACGACGGTCTGGCGACCGGAGCTTCAATGATCGCCGCCCTGCACGCTATCCGCGAGCAAAAGCCCGCGCGGATCATCTGCGCGGTACCGGTGGCGCCACCGCAAACGCTGGCGCTGTTGCAGCCCTATGCCGACGAGGTCGTGTGCCTGGAGTCGCCGGACCGTTTCCGGGCAGTTGGCGATTTCTACCGCGACTTCTCGCAGGTCAAGGATGCGGAAGTGGTAGCCTGTCTGGCAGGAAGATAG
- a CDS encoding nitroreductase family protein, whose protein sequence is MTHPIASSESGVEYLKLPVPQSEGGMSLLTALRQRCSTRRFAPRSLDDSLLSSLLWAAFGINRPEAGLRTAPSARNWQEIDLYLALRDGLYVLEAADWRLRLVSGEDLRAATGLQDYVAEAPLNLVYVSRLSMLDETDKSVRQFYTALDTGYISQNVYLFCAASGLATVARGLLDRRTLAAAMRLAPDQRVILAQSVGYPA, encoded by the coding sequence GTGACACATCCCATCGCTTCATCCGAATCCGGCGTGGAATACTTGAAGCTGCCGGTACCGCAATCCGAGGGCGGCATGTCATTGCTGACAGCGCTGCGGCAGCGCTGCTCGACCAGACGCTTTGCCCCGCGTAGCCTGGACGACTCGCTATTGTCTTCCCTGCTGTGGGCCGCTTTCGGCATCAACCGCCCGGAAGCCGGCCTGCGCACAGCGCCCTCGGCCCGTAACTGGCAGGAAATCGACTTGTACCTTGCGCTGCGGGATGGCTTGTATGTGCTTGAAGCGGCAGACTGGCGCCTTCGGCTGGTCAGCGGCGAAGACCTGCGCGCGGCCACCGGCCTGCAGGACTATGTTGCGGAAGCGCCGTTGAACCTCGTCTATGTTAGCCGGCTGTCCATGCTCGACGAGACCGACAAATCAGTGCGCCAGTTCTATACAGCGCTGGACACGGGGTATATCAGCCAGAACGTCTATCTCTTCTGCGCCGCATCGGGCCTTGCCACGGTAGCGCGCGGCTTGCTGGATCGCCGCACATTGGCTGCGGCAATGCGGCTGGCGCCCGACCAGCGCGTAATCCTGGCCCAAAGCGTGGGCTATCCGGCCTAA
- a CDS encoding flavin reductase family protein: protein MRPLKLSKVFTLMESGPVVLVTTHDGQKDNIMTISWTMVMDFTPLFAITTGAWNHSFAALRKNKECVIAIPTVDMLDKVVGIGTCSGADTDKFAKFKLTPVRGKYVKSPLIKECLANIECKVIDIVKKHNVVVLQAVAARIDTARKEKRTVHAVGDGTFIVDGRKIDRRKLMASKLPPGV, encoded by the coding sequence ATGCGTCCGTTGAAACTGAGCAAGGTTTTTACCCTGATGGAATCGGGGCCTGTTGTTCTCGTCACAACTCACGATGGACAGAAAGACAACATCATGACCATCTCGTGGACCATGGTGATGGACTTCACTCCGTTATTCGCCATTACCACGGGTGCATGGAATCACTCTTTTGCGGCGTTGCGAAAAAATAAGGAGTGCGTCATCGCCATTCCCACTGTCGACATGCTGGATAAAGTGGTCGGTATAGGGACGTGCTCTGGGGCAGATACAGACAAGTTTGCCAAGTTTAAGCTCACGCCTGTACGTGGCAAATATGTGAAGTCACCCCTGATCAAGGAGTGCCTCGCCAACATAGAATGCAAAGTCATCGACATCGTTAAGAAACACAACGTTGTCGTATTACAGGCGGTCGCCGCACGAATTGATACCGCGCGCAAGGAGAAGCGCACGGTTCACGCCGTTGGCGATGGTACGTTCATTGTCGATGGGCGCAAGATTGACCGGAGGAAGCTGATGGCCTCCAAGCTTCCACCTGGCGTCTAG
- a CDS encoding BON domain-containing protein, giving the protein MKTDMQIKQDVSDELAWDPAVDAATVGVEVNGGVVTLSGHLRTYVEKLAAERAAERVAGVKAVVVALDLRIPGAHDDEAIAQAARASLQWHAGLPAAGIKVRVEKGWVSLAGEVDWAYQRELAERSVEHLRGVAGVIDQITIRPRVAPPDVAKRIDAALRRHAHREAAHIQVEVLGGVVTLKGKVDSPQEREAAMGAAWSAPGVTRVIDHLTLL; this is encoded by the coding sequence ATGAAGACCGATATGCAGATCAAGCAGGACGTGAGCGACGAACTGGCCTGGGATCCCGCAGTGGACGCCGCCACGGTCGGCGTCGAAGTCAATGGTGGCGTAGTGACCTTGAGCGGCCATCTGCGCACCTATGTGGAAAAGCTGGCCGCCGAGCGCGCCGCCGAGCGCGTAGCCGGTGTCAAGGCCGTAGTCGTGGCGCTCGATTTGCGCATTCCCGGCGCGCACGACGACGAAGCGATCGCCCAGGCGGCAAGGGCATCGCTGCAATGGCATGCGGGCTTGCCTGCCGCCGGCATCAAGGTGCGCGTGGAGAAAGGCTGGGTGTCGCTAGCTGGCGAGGTGGACTGGGCTTATCAGCGTGAACTGGCTGAGCGCTCCGTCGAGCATCTGCGCGGCGTGGCCGGCGTGATCGACCAGATCACGATAAGGCCGCGCGTCGCGCCGCCTGACGTGGCCAAGCGGATCGATGCCGCATTGCGGCGGCATGCCCATCGGGAGGCGGCACATATCCAGGTCGAGGTGCTGGGGGGCGTGGTGACACTGAAAGGCAAGGTCGATTCGCCGCAGGAGCGGGAGGCTGCAATGGGCGCGGCCTGGTCGGCACCGGGCGTAACCAGGGTGATTGATCACCTCACGCTATTGTGA
- a CDS encoding exo-beta-N-acetylmuramidase NamZ domain-containing protein gives MSTRDTLLAVLAMLILACEPPSAASASEAPIEATSLARTDAGTREQLRIIVAGQIEAGNVPGAVVLAGDAEHIHYRAAAGLRAVLPASEAMLANTVFDLASVTKVIATTTAVLQLNERGSILLDAPVAQYLPEFGVAGKERVTVRELLSHTSGLPAGLPPGRRSGGVNDIVREAMRQAPIAPPGSRVIYSDINFIVLGELVRRVSGQSLDAWCREQIFTPLRMQDTGFLPGPAAARRIAPTASRGGEMLRGRVHDPIAARMGGVAGHAGLFSTAEDLARFAQMILNDGRSGAATVLKPESVALLAAPASPLAANAWRGLGWALAAPLVANRDRLPALGMIEQTGYTGTGVWIDLVTKRFAVILSSRLHPYDRGDAAPLRQQVLALLASEAAPVAMAAITHAVPGTEVALAQAMRLPPAAGPVRSGIDVLEAQAFAPLSGLRVGLVTNRSGFDSRGVRTADALAHAPGVTLAALFAPEHGLASDIDAPLGDSSDPATGVPVHSLYDGNKRFAPAALEGVDALVFDVQDAGVRFFTYITTLGYTLEAAAARGIPVFVLDRPNPLGADVFGGPLQDPGTPSSFTGYFPLPLVHGMTVGELARMFNARLHIGADLRVVAMQGYIRHMRFSDTGLGWVPISPNLRNTEQLELYPDLGMIEGANVSVGRGTPTPFELVGAPWIAGRDLADYLKKLDTKARFEVTSFVPTEGRYRGRLCHGVSIKAAIGNTPPGRLGLALAIALHALYPRQFNLPAIRASLGSERVWRLIDAHASLAAVEMAVSTQGADFAQDRARFLMY, from the coding sequence ATGAGCACGCGCGACACCTTGCTCGCCGTACTCGCGATGCTGATCCTGGCATGCGAGCCGCCATCGGCGGCATCTGCCTCAGAGGCGCCCATTGAGGCGACGAGCCTTGCGCGTACCGATGCAGGCACGCGTGAGCAACTGCGCATCATCGTCGCCGGCCAGATCGAGGCCGGCAACGTACCCGGCGCCGTGGTGCTGGCGGGCGACGCCGAGCATATCCACTATCGTGCCGCCGCCGGCCTGCGCGCCGTCCTCCCGGCGAGCGAGGCGATGCTCGCCAACACCGTGTTCGATCTCGCATCGGTCACCAAAGTCATCGCTACCACCACCGCCGTGCTGCAGTTGAACGAGCGCGGTTCGATTCTCCTGGATGCCCCGGTGGCGCAGTACTTACCCGAGTTCGGCGTCGCCGGCAAGGAGCGCGTCACGGTGCGCGAACTGCTGTCGCATACCTCTGGATTGCCTGCGGGCCTGCCGCCGGGCCGACGCTCGGGCGGGGTGAACGACATAGTGCGGGAAGCAATGCGCCAGGCCCCAATTGCGCCGCCGGGGTCGCGCGTGATCTATAGCGACATCAATTTCATCGTGCTTGGCGAGCTGGTCCGGCGTGTCAGTGGGCAATCCTTGGACGCGTGGTGCCGCGAACAGATCTTTACGCCCTTGCGCATGCAGGACACGGGCTTTCTTCCCGGCCCGGCGGCGGCGCGCAGGATCGCGCCTACGGCGTCAAGAGGGGGGGAGATGCTTCGCGGGCGTGTTCACGACCCCATCGCTGCACGCATGGGGGGCGTGGCCGGCCATGCCGGACTGTTTTCCACTGCCGAGGATCTGGCCCGGTTCGCGCAAATGATCCTCAACGATGGACGCAGCGGCGCGGCCACGGTGCTGAAACCCGAGAGCGTGGCGCTGCTGGCAGCGCCGGCGTCGCCGCTGGCCGCCAATGCCTGGCGTGGTTTGGGATGGGCACTGGCCGCGCCGCTCGTCGCCAACCGTGACCGGCTACCGGCGCTGGGAATGATCGAGCAGACCGGCTACACCGGCACCGGCGTGTGGATCGACCTGGTGACCAAGCGCTTCGCTGTCATCCTGAGCAGCCGGCTGCATCCATACGACAGGGGGGACGCTGCACCGCTGCGTCAGCAAGTGCTGGCCCTGCTGGCTAGCGAGGCCGCTCCGGTCGCCATGGCAGCGATCACCCACGCCGTGCCAGGCACGGAGGTTGCCTTGGCTCAGGCCATGCGGCTGCCGCCCGCCGCAGGGCCGGTGCGCAGCGGCATCGATGTACTGGAGGCGCAAGCGTTCGCACCATTGTCGGGCTTGCGCGTGGGGCTGGTCACGAATCGCAGCGGATTCGATAGCAGGGGCGTGCGAACAGCGGATGCGCTGGCCCATGCGCCCGGTGTCACGCTGGCGGCGCTGTTTGCTCCCGAGCATGGCTTGGCCAGCGATATCGATGCCCCACTGGGAGATTCGTCCGACCCGGCAACCGGCGTGCCCGTGCATAGCCTTTACGACGGAAACAAGCGCTTTGCGCCAGCGGCGCTGGAAGGCGTGGATGCGCTGGTGTTCGACGTGCAGGACGCCGGTGTGCGCTTCTTTACCTACATCACGACGCTCGGCTACACGCTCGAAGCCGCCGCTGCCCGCGGCATCCCTGTCTTTGTGCTGGACCGGCCGAACCCGCTGGGCGCCGATGTGTTCGGCGGCCCGCTGCAGGACCCCGGCACGCCGTCCTCATTTACCGGGTACTTTCCATTGCCGTTGGTGCATGGCATGACCGTAGGAGAGCTCGCCCGGATGTTCAATGCGCGCCTGCATATCGGCGCGGATCTCCGGGTCGTCGCCATGCAAGGCTACATCCGCCACATGCGCTTTTCCGACACTGGACTTGGCTGGGTCCCGATCTCGCCAAATCTGCGCAATACAGAGCAACTTGAGCTATATCCCGACCTCGGCATGATCGAAGGCGCGAATGTCAGTGTGGGGCGCGGCACGCCGACGCCATTCGAGCTGGTTGGCGCCCCATGGATTGCAGGGCGGGACCTGGCTGACTATCTCAAGAAGCTCGATACCAAGGCGAGGTTCGAAGTAACGAGCTTTGTGCCGACTGAAGGACGCTATCGCGGTCGGCTTTGCCATGGCGTGTCGATCAAGGCAGCGATAGGGAACACACCACCCGGGCGCCTGGGTCTTGCGCTGGCTATCGCGCTGCATGCGCTTTACCCGCGGCAATTCAACCTCCCTGCAATCCGCGCGTCGCTCGGTTCCGAGCGCGTCTGGCGCTTGATCGATGCGCACGCATCGCTGGCGGCGGTCGAAATGGCGGTGTCGACGCAAGGCGCGGACTTCGCGCAAGACCGGGCGCGATTTCTAATGTACTGA
- a CDS encoding putative glycoside hydrolase, which translates to MSTRTRHALWFVLALAAWQAVAADALTGTVVDARSGAPVHGATVVVLDTSAASSLTSADGTFVIRAPVQGAITIGARAAGYGRALAEARGGNPLRVALTPLRPKAVYLSVFGISSSALRDAALALPQSSAINALVIDVKGDRGMTPYRSAARDAIGASGRVEAPAPMVHDFPALLAALHGRNLYLIARIVVFKDEPLAAAHPEWAVRDGRGDVWRDREGLRWIDPFSGDAREHNLDLAEEAARMGFDEIQFDYLRFPDAGGLRFAQTSTREARVAAITGFLRAARTRLARYNVYISADIFGYVCWNLDDTAIGQQLEPLGAALDYISPMLYPSGFTWGLPGCNKPVEHPGEIVARSLAEAKRRTGLPGVRFRPWLQAFRDYAFDHREFDADEIRAQTQAADSADTDGWMLWNPRNQYDSTQLPR; encoded by the coding sequence ATGAGCACGCGCACACGTCATGCCTTGTGGTTCGTGCTTGCGCTGGCGGCGTGGCAGGCCGTTGCCGCGGACGCGCTCACCGGCACTGTTGTCGATGCTCGCTCTGGCGCCCCCGTGCATGGGGCCACCGTGGTCGTACTGGATACATCCGCGGCCTCTTCCCTGACCAGTGCGGATGGGACTTTTGTGATCCGGGCGCCAGTGCAGGGCGCTATCACGATCGGGGCGCGAGCCGCTGGCTATGGCCGTGCGCTCGCGGAGGCCAGAGGCGGCAACCCACTGCGGGTGGCGCTCACGCCGTTGCGGCCCAAGGCGGTCTACCTCTCGGTATTCGGCATTTCGAGCTCGGCGTTGCGCGATGCCGCGCTCGCCTTGCCGCAATCCAGCGCCATTAACGCGCTCGTGATCGATGTCAAGGGGGACCGTGGGATGACGCCTTACCGCAGCGCGGCGCGTGATGCCATCGGGGCGAGCGGGCGGGTGGAGGCACCTGCGCCCATGGTGCACGATTTCCCGGCTCTGCTGGCGGCGCTGCACGGGCGCAACTTGTACCTGATCGCACGCATCGTTGTCTTCAAGGACGAGCCGCTTGCCGCGGCGCACCCGGAATGGGCTGTGCGGGATGGCCGGGGCGATGTCTGGCGTGACCGAGAGGGGCTCAGATGGATCGATCCGTTTTCGGGAGACGCACGGGAGCACAATCTGGACCTTGCGGAGGAGGCCGCGCGCATGGGCTTCGACGAAATCCAGTTTGACTACCTGCGCTTTCCGGACGCCGGCGGACTTCGCTTTGCTCAGACCAGCACGCGAGAAGCAAGGGTGGCTGCCATCACTGGCTTTCTCCGTGCGGCCCGCACACGGCTCGCCCGCTACAACGTGTACATCTCGGCGGACATCTTCGGCTACGTGTGCTGGAACCTCGACGACACGGCAATCGGCCAGCAGTTGGAACCCCTGGGTGCAGCGCTGGACTACATCTCGCCCATGCTCTACCCGTCCGGCTTCACCTGGGGCCTGCCGGGCTGCAACAAGCCCGTGGAGCATCCCGGGGAGATAGTGGCCCGCTCCCTGGCCGAGGCCAAGAGGCGGACCGGGTTGCCGGGCGTGCGCTTCCGTCCCTGGCTCCAGGCATTCCGCGACTATGCATTTGATCATCGCGAGTTCGATGCCGATGAGATCCGGGCGCAAACGCAAGCCGCGGACTCCGCAGATACGGACGGGTGGATGCTTTGGAATCCACGCAACCAGTATGATTCCACGCAATTGCCAAGATGA
- a CDS encoding polysaccharide deacetylase family protein, with protein MPILVYHRFGPVAADGMTVRTTTFEAHLRMLAAQGYHIVALDDVVRWVEGGPDFLPANAVAITADDGHRSVFDVMMPIVQREQIPVTLFIYPSAISNASYALTWDQLRALKKTGLFSVQSHSFWHPNFNTERRRLAPAAFRALAHDQLRRARERLEQELGGSVTRLAWPFGIYDRELMEIAASEGVEAAFSLDGRPVTRDSPLLALPRFLMVDACDERCLGRLLDDIATQHASSGPRNRGAEGATRHGPHSQPQSQSKVSQ; from the coding sequence GTGCCCATCCTTGTCTATCATCGCTTCGGCCCTGTTGCCGCGGATGGCATGACAGTGCGAACGACGACGTTCGAAGCCCATCTGCGCATGCTTGCCGCGCAGGGCTACCACATCGTTGCCCTGGACGATGTCGTACGTTGGGTCGAAGGCGGTCCCGATTTTCTTCCCGCGAATGCCGTTGCGATTACGGCGGATGATGGCCATCGGTCGGTGTTCGACGTGATGATGCCAATAGTCCAGCGTGAGCAAATCCCTGTCACCTTGTTTATCTATCCCTCGGCCATTTCGAACGCATCCTACGCGCTGACTTGGGACCAGCTGCGCGCGCTCAAGAAAACTGGCTTGTTCTCGGTGCAATCGCACAGCTTCTGGCATCCGAACTTCAACACCGAACGCAGGCGCCTGGCGCCGGCGGCGTTTCGTGCATTGGCACATGACCAGTTGCGGCGCGCGCGCGAACGTCTGGAGCAGGAGCTTGGCGGGTCCGTAACGCGGTTAGCATGGCCGTTCGGCATCTACGATCGGGAGCTCATGGAGATTGCCGCGAGCGAAGGCGTCGAGGCGGCCTTTTCGCTCGATGGCCGCCCGGTCACAAGGGATTCGCCGCTGCTCGCGCTGCCCCGGTTCTTGATGGTCGACGCCTGCGACGAGCGGTGCCTTGGCCGGCTGCTGGACGATATCGCCACGCAGCACGCATCGTCCGGCCCGCGCAATCGGGGCGCCGAGGGCGCAACTAGGCATGGTCCCCATTCCCAACCGCAATCGCAATCCAAGGTCTCGCAATGA
- a CDS encoding phosphoribosyltransferase family protein, translated as MSPPLARFASREEAAAQLAEALSKYRGQHPLILAIPKGGVPIGRGLADALEGQLDVVLVSKLIGPDDGVAAVGAVTENGWTYRVKNPAVGQPAPTHFAQERLAKLDLLKQQCAIYTSQRARLDPHGRIVILVDDGLCTGATMMAAIHAVRRRQPAWLVCAVPVGAPQGLAAVRASVDEVVCLNADGPDHDIRHAYQCFPEVEDGKVRALLWRDIEPRNAEASARKTLATAVPVGILCDGIRLHGVLDAPVSPIGLVLMVHANGIDDHAVRNQYVARKLRARGLATLLVDLIGPREAMRTEKRRDIAMLAGRLRMVMQAVPGFVHSRLRLPAVPLGCFGTGTAAAAALSVAAEQGTDLRALVLAAGRVDLADADAVGSVTMPTLLVVGAGDPEGIRRNDLVFGRLRCPRQLRLVAGEGRIFEEPAAIEELAVLTGSWFSQLLADGQVAVV; from the coding sequence ATGAGTCCGCCACTTGCCCGTTTCGCGAGCCGGGAAGAGGCCGCGGCGCAGCTAGCCGAGGCGCTCTCCAAGTATCGGGGCCAGCATCCCTTGATTCTCGCCATTCCGAAGGGCGGCGTACCCATCGGGCGCGGCCTCGCCGATGCGCTGGAGGGGCAACTCGATGTGGTACTGGTCAGCAAGCTGATCGGCCCGGACGATGGCGTCGCCGCGGTTGGCGCCGTGACCGAGAATGGCTGGACCTACCGCGTGAAGAACCCGGCGGTCGGGCAGCCCGCTCCCACGCATTTTGCCCAGGAACGGCTGGCAAAGCTTGATCTGCTGAAGCAGCAATGCGCGATCTACACGTCGCAGCGTGCGCGGCTTGACCCGCATGGCCGCATCGTGATCCTGGTGGACGACGGACTCTGCACTGGCGCCACCATGATGGCGGCGATCCACGCGGTACGCAGGCGGCAGCCAGCCTGGCTGGTTTGCGCAGTCCCCGTGGGCGCGCCCCAAGGGCTGGCGGCGGTCCGTGCCAGCGTCGACGAGGTGGTATGCCTGAACGCCGACGGGCCGGATCACGATATCCGCCATGCCTACCAGTGCTTTCCGGAGGTGGAGGACGGAAAAGTCCGCGCATTGCTCTGGCGCGATATCGAACCGCGCAATGCCGAGGCCAGCGCAAGGAAGACCCTTGCGACCGCCGTGCCGGTTGGCATCTTGTGCGACGGCATCAGGCTGCATGGCGTGCTCGACGCCCCCGTCAGTCCTATAGGATTGGTGCTGATGGTACATGCCAATGGCATCGATGACCATGCCGTGCGCAACCAGTATGTGGCGAGGAAGCTGCGCGCCAGGGGGCTGGCCACGCTGCTGGTGGACCTGATCGGGCCAAGGGAGGCGATGCGCACGGAAAAGCGCCGGGACATTGCCATGCTGGCCGGCAGGCTGCGGATGGTAATGCAGGCGGTGCCCGGCTTCGTGCACTCGCGGCTGCGTTTGCCGGCGGTCCCGCTCGGCTGCTTTGGCACCGGCACCGCTGCGGCGGCTGCATTGAGCGTGGCGGCGGAGCAAGGGACGGATCTGCGCGCGCTGGTACTTGCCGCGGGACGCGTGGACTTGGCCGATGCGGACGCCGTGGGCAGCGTGACCATGCCTACGCTTCTCGTGGTGGGCGCCGGCGATCCGGAGGGCATTCGGAGAAACGACCTTGTGTTCGGCAGGCTTCGCTGTCCCCGGCAGCTGCGGCTGGTTGCAGGCGAGGGCAGGATATTCGAGGAACCCGCCGCGATAGAAGAACTGGCTGTGCTGACAGGAAGCTGGTTCTCGCAATTGCTTGCCGATGGGCAGGTCGCAGTCGTGTAG